Part of the Nicotiana sylvestris chromosome 2, ASM39365v2, whole genome shotgun sequence genome, GACACTATTATTGGATAAGCAAAACATGTATAATGAAACATGTCAATTGATTGTGAAACTTaactaatcaacatttgtaactATATTGTTTCTGAAACTTAATTACTCAACATGACAACAAATGTAATAGGAGGCGTTTTGTTTCCAACTATTTATTTTGGTCGATTCCTACATGTTTTCCTATTGTGACCACCTTGTCCACACACAGAACATGAAAATGCTCTCTTAGACTCTTTCTCTGAAGCAGGCTTGAGTCTTTCCTTTCTTGGCCTTCCTGCATTCCTTCTCCCTTTAGGTGGTAGGACTACATCTTCCATCACCTCTGTTGGGATTACCCATAAACTCTCATCTGGCATCGGATTCACTGAAAATTCATAAGTGCTAAGGAGTTTATCCTTCTTGTAGTAAAAAGAGCAATATTGGCCAGGTTTCAGCTGCTGGTTCTTCAAAACCGCCCAAGCATGCGGACATGAAAGTTCATCCATTTGAAATTTTCCGCAACTGCATGTTCCCTCTTCAAGGCACACTATGTTTCTCCTTACCCCTTCAAGCACAGTATATAACTGATCCGTAGCAGGTCTCACctacaaaagttttttttttaaaaaaataaaataaaataaaattaaagaacAGTAAAATGCAAGTAAGAAGTTCCAAGATTCATTATATTTGATTCATTTTACCGTCATTTGCTCCGATGCAATCAGATTTTCCCGAGGGAGTTTGTCGTACTTTTCGCCAAGCTCTGTAGATGTCTCCATTGCACTTTTTCTGTTTTTGTTGTTCCACTGTTGTAGCAAATTTGTCATGTACTCCAGCAATCGCATTACTGGTAACTCTCTAGAATCCTTGTTAGCTGCATTAATTGACTCTGCAATATTGGAAGTCATTACCATCGACCTTTTCACCTTGGAATATGCTCTAGACCACCTTTCGTACCCAATTTCGAACAAGTAAGGCTGCACCCTCGGATCAATGTTGCACAACTCTATCATATGGTACTCAAACTTCTCTATCGTGTAAACTCTTGCAAAAGCAAAGAAGATATCCTTCAATTGTTTGTGATGTTTCTTGAATGTGCGCTTTACATTCTGCCACAAGTGAAACATGCAAATACAATGTGGTACTTCTGGGTACACAGCTTTTGTGGCATTGAAGATGCTTTCATTTCTATCTGAAACTATACACATCCCTTCCCTAACTCCAAAAGTACCCTTTATCTGGATAAAGAACCACTCCCAAGATTTATTATTCTCTGAATCCACAATTGCATACgcaagtggaaggatttttcctGTTTATACAAAAATAGATATTAGGATTCAGACTGTAATTTAGTCTGGAGATACCAACTGCAAAATTTATAAAAATCTTATACACAGTTATACACAATTATAATGATTAATACCAACTGCAAATTTTATAAAAACAGCAGCTGTGAAATCCTATATACTTTTATACATGAAACTTAAACATTATACAAACTGCAGAAACAACATAGATGCAGTCAACTCACCAGCTCCATCTTGTGTGCAAGCAGTCAATATGGTACCCTTATATGTTGCTTTAAGGAAGCTTCCGTCAACAACCATTATCGGTATGCAATGCTCCCAGCCCTTGATAGATGCATATAGCGAAACATATGCATAAAGAAAGCACCCATCCTCTGATTTATGCAACTTTGTAACCGATCCTGGATTTGTTTGCTCCAACATATAAAAATACTTTGGCAGCTCCTTATATGAATCACTCGGACTCCCTCTTATCATTGCCATTGCTATTTCTTTAGCTCTCCATGCTTTCATGTAGCTCACTTCAATCCCGTGTTGCTTTTTTATGTCTTCTATTATATCATTTGCGGTGTAAACCTTTTTTGGATTAACATACTTGTCCTTGACTATACTAGCAATTATACCCGAAGTAGCTTGACGTTGTGTTAAGTATCTTTCACCATAGCCGCATGTGTAATTATTATTGTAACTTCTCACTTTGAATATGTTTGCCTTGAAAATGATAGAAGATTTGAAATTCCAAGCACAATTGTCATCCAGACATGTAAGGTGATACCTAGTATTATACATCATTCAACTTCTAAATACACTTGTATACAAACTGCATATATACTAATTTTAATACCTATATACAAATATATACTACtttatacatatttatacaaCAGAATATACAATTAATGACATACCTTGTTGCGCTTGATCTCTTCACCTTGAATTGGAACCTCTCGCGTACAGCCAAGTTCTTCATCACATTCATAAGTGTCTCTTTATCCTGATAAACTTGATCCTCCTCAACAAATTCGTTCAACATATTATCTATTATACCCGTGTTTTCACTAAAATTCGTGTTTTCAATCAATtgaatatcaataatctcagtgCTATCAGTTGTTGATACATCTCTAGAATTTGAATTTGTAGCAACCAAACAACTGGAACTTGAAGCAACCACAGAACTTGTAACAACCAAATGATTTTCATAAATCTCTTTCACTATCACAAACAGGGGATATTCAGTGAAATTcaagttttttttctttaattctaTATACACCTTAACTCCTGTATCGTTGTAAATCGTGATCGGCGGCAAACCAACATTTGGCACAAAGTTAATCTCTATTGT contains:
- the LOC104249650 gene encoding uncharacterized protein; protein product: MEIFPIYLLHSGEWEENKFVNFISDCVIIESTFNYNNLVAAISEQIRIDSDLNTIEINFVPNVGLPPITIYNDTGVKVYIELKKKNLNFTEYPLFVIVKEIYENHLVVTSSVVASSSSCLVATNSNSRDVSTTDSTEIIDIQLIENTNFSENTGIIDNMLNEFVEEDQVYQDKETLMNVMKNLAVRERFQFKVKRSSATRYHLTCLDDNCAWNFKSSIIFKANIFKVRSYNNNYTCGYGERYLTQRQATSGIIASIVKDKYVNPKKVYTANDIIEDIKKQHGIEVSYMKAWRAKEIAMAMIRGSPSDSYKELPKYFYMLEQTNPGSVTKLHKSEDGCFLYAYVSLYASIKGWEHCIPIMVVDGSFLKATYKGTILTACTQDGAVGKILPLAYAIVDSENNKSWEWFFIQIKGTFGVREGMCIVSDRNESIFNATKAVYPEVPHCICMFHLWQNVKRTFKKHHKQLKDIFFAFARVYTIEKFEYHMIELCNIDPRVQPYLFEIGYERWSRAYSKVKRSMVMTSNIAESINAANKDSRELPVMRLLEYMTNLLQQWNNKNRKSAMETSTELGEKYDKLPRENLIASEQMTVRPATDQLYTVLEGVRRNIVCLEEGTCSCGKFQMDELSCPHAWAVLKNQQLKPGQYCSFYYKKDKLLSTYEFSVNPMPDESLWVIPTEVMEDVVLPPKGRRNAGRPRKERLKPASEKESKRAFSCSVCGQGGHNRKTCRNRPK